Below is a window of Halobaculum lipolyticum DNA.
CCCGTCGAGACGGTCGAGGACGGCACCGAAGGGCGGTCCGATCCCACCACGAACTGACGGCGCTTCGGCGGCCGGCCCCCCGTCGTCGCGGGGCGCTGTCCCGTCCAGTTCAGTCCCGTCGCGACCCGAACCCGCGAGCGCCGCCGATCACCCGCCGCCTACGTCCGTTCCACCGGCTCCTTCAGCTCCACCCGGTAGCCGAACGGGTCGCGGACGTACACCGCGCCCGCCTCGCCGGTCGCGCCGAGCGGGCTGTCGAGTTCCCGCTCGACCGCGATGCCGGCGTCCGCGAGGTCGGCGGTCACCGTCTCCACGTCCTCCTCGACGACGAGCGCGACGTGGTCGTAGTTCGTCGCGGCCGGCGCCGCGAACTCCTCGGTCGGCCACAGGTGGATCACGTGGGCGGGCGCGAGTCGCACGTCGAAGAACGGCTTCGCCCCCGACTCGAAGCGGTCGACGCCCTCCAACTCGAACCCGAGACCGTCGGCGTAGAACGCGCGGGCGGCGGCGAGCCCGTCGGCGGGGATGCGGAGGTTCACGTGGTCGATAGTGCGGACGTTCACGGTGGGGAGTCGTTCGGGGAGGCAAGAAAGATAACGACGGGTCACAGATCGGGAGCCATGCAACCGCTGGAGGTCGACGCGGGCGAACTCACCGCCGCGGAGATCATCGACGCCCTCCGGGAGGGTCGCCGGGTCGTCGTCACCGCCGACCTGTTCGGCAGCGAGCGAAAGCTGACGCTGCGCCACGACGGCGAGACGTTCTACTGCGACACCCCGACGAGACTCCACAAACACGACGACGAGGAGGGGATGCTCCTGTGCATCGAGCGGATGGGGTACGCGCGCACCGAAGGGGACGACGGCGGCGAGGGCGACGCCGACGACGCGAACTGAATCGACGCCGACGACGCGGCGGCGACGGGCGAGTGCCGCGACCGCGGGGCTTTATTCGCGGCGACACCGTCGCTACAGACGACATGAGCGACTCGCCGGACATGGAGGAGCTGATCCACACCGAGGAGCCGAGCTTCGGGCACGTGATGGCGTGCGTGTTCGGGATCCAAGAACACGAGAGTCGGACGTACCTCCGGCTGCTGGAGAACCCCGGCAGCACCGTCGAGGAGCTGGCGACCGTGCTCGACCGCGACCGCTCGAACGTGAATCGCTCGCTCACGACGCTGTTGGAGAAGGGGCTGGCCGAGCGCGAGCGGCGGTTGCTCGACCCCGGCGGCTACGTGTACCAGTACACCGCGACGCCGCTGCCGGAGGCGAAGGAGCTTCTCCACGCCGCCCTCGACGAGTGGGCCGAGACGGTCCACGGGGTCATCGAGGCGTTCGGCGGCGAGGAGTAGTCCGCTCCGACGGAGTCGGAGGGCTCGCGTGGCTCACGGCTCGCTCCGCCCGCCGTCCGCTGCCGCGGCCTCCCTCCGGTCGGCCGCCCACCGCTCGCCCCCGCTGGCACTACCCGCCACGAACAGCCCACTTTTACCCGGCGAGTCCGACCGACCGGCCATGAGCCTCTCCCTCGACGCGCCCACGCAGGACGCGCCGTCGGTCGCCGACGACGGCGTCTGGCTGGAGTGTATCGCCTGCGGCGGGCAGTTCGCGCCGTTCGACGACGTGCGCTTCACCTGCGACGACTGCGACGGACTCCTCGAAGTCCGATACGCGGACCCGCCGACGTTCGACGACTTCGCGGGCGAGGGCGTGTGGCGCTACGCCGCCGCGCTCCCGTTCGAGGAGGGCGTCTCCCTGCCCGAGGGCCACACCCCGCTCCACGAGGTGCCGCGCCTGAAGGAAGACGTCGGCGTGAATCGCCTGCGCGTCAAACACGAGGGGATGAACCCGACGGGGTCGTTCAAGGACCGCGGCATGACCGTCGGCGTCCGCGTCGCGGCGGAACTCGGCGTCGACCGTCTCGCGTGCGCCTCGACCGGGAACACCTCCGCCGCCCTCGCCGCCTACGGCGCCCGCGCCGGGATGGAGACGCTCGTGTTGCTCCCCGCGGGGAAGGTCGCCGCCGGCAAGGTCGCGCAGGCGAGCCTCCACGACGCCCGCATCCTCGAAGTCGACGGCAACTTCGACACCTGCCTCGACATCGTGCAGGACCTGGCGAACCGCGGCGAGGTGTACCTCCTCAACTCGCTGAACCCGTTCCGGCTGGAGGGCCAGAAGACGATCGGCTTCGAGATCCTCGAGGAGTTCCGCGACGACTACGGCCGCTTCCCCGACCGGATCGTCCTCCCCGTCGGCAACGCGGGCAACACCTCGGCGCTGTTCAAGGCGTTCCGGGAACTCGTCGCCGCCGGCGCCATGCAGCCCGAGGAGGTACCCGCCCTCACCGGCGTGCAAGCCGCGGGCGCCGCGCCGATGGTCGAGGCCGTCGAGAACGGCGCCGACGAGGTGCGCCGCTGGGAGGAGGTGGAGACGCGGGCGACCGCCATCCGCATCGGCAACCCGGTGAACGCGCCGAAGGCGCTGCCGGGCATCCGCGAGACCGGCGGCACCGCCGTCGCCGTCGACGACGAGGCGATCACCGAGGCACAGCGCGACCTCGCCCGCGAGGGCGTCGGCGTCGAACCCGCCTCCGCCGCCTCCGTCGCCGGACTCCGCAAACTGCGCGAGCAGGGCGTCGTCGACGCCGACGAGGACGTCGTCTGTCTCACGACCGGCCACCTGCTGAAAGACCCCGACGCCGCCTACGAGGCCGGCGGCGACCCCGAGCCGGTCGGCGGCTCCACCGAGGCGGTGCGGGAGCACATCGGCGCGGAGTGACGGCGACGACGCGGATCACGACGACGCACCGCCCCGCCGCCGGCCGTCGCCGACGACCGAACCGTTCAGGAGGAGTCGTCGAGTGGTCGCCGACGTGTCCGACCGCACCGACCGGCTGCTCGCCCTCCACGTCGTGTTGCTCGCGCTGTTGACCATCTCGCAGACGACCACCGTCCCGCGGAACCAGCTACTGGGAACGATCGGGCTGCTCGTCGGGGCGCTCGCGGCCGCCTACGCCGTCGCCGAGTTGGTCCGAGCGTCCTGAGCGCGCGATCGCTTCGACGAACGTAGACCGCGCCGACGCCGCGGCCGAGTCGCGCGAGCGCGAGTGTCGCCCGCGTGTCACCCGCCCGTCCGACGCGCCTTTTTGCGGATGCGCGGCGTCGGAACCGAGCATGGGTGGGGAGCCAGCGGCACGGGAGCCTGCCAGCGACGCGAACCGCGGCGACGACCGCACCGAGCGGAGCCTCGACGCCCTCCGGGACGAGAACGAGCGACTGCGCGAACGGCTGGCCGAACGCAAGCACGAACAGCGGCGGATCGTCGACCGGTACGAGACGCTGCTGGACGCGGCCCGGACGGACGCCGAGCGCGAGGCGACCGCGGAGGGGGACACGCCCGCCGGCACGGCGACGGACCGGTCGACCGTCGAACGGCTCCTGGACCGGATCGTGCGGTGAGGCGGCACGGCGGTGCGTGACGACCGCGGCGACGCCCGACCACACCGGCTGCGGCACGCGACGACCGCGGCGGCGACGCTCACGGTAGCCGTGAATCGACGGGAAACACGCGACGCGGCCGCCCGACTCAGCGCTCGTTCTCGGCGTCCTCGAGGACGATCCGGTTCACGGAGATGATCCGGTCGTCGTCGAGGAGCCGCTCGACCGCCTCGTCGGATATCGGGTTGTCGAGGTTGTACACCGTCAGCGCCTCGCCGCCGATGGTCTCGCGGCCGTTGAACATCCCCGCGATGTTGACGCCGGCGTCGCCGAGGACGCTCCCGATGAGACCGATGACGCCCGGCTCGTCGCGGTTGCGCGCGACGAGCATGTGGCCGTACGGGCGGGCGTCGACGCGGTAGCCGTCGATGCGGACGATGCGCGGGTCGTCGCCCGCGAACAGCGTGCCGCAGACGGACAGCTCCGTGTCGCCGTCCTTCACCGTCACCGTGACGAGGCTCTGGAAGTCCTCGGCCTGTCGGGTCTTGCTCTCGGTCACCTCGATGCCGCGGTCCTTCGCGAGCTGGGGGGCGTTCACCGCGTTCACCTCGTACTCCAGCGGGGAGAACACGCCCTTCAGGGCGCTGGCGGTGACCAGGTCGACCTTCTCGGCGGCGATGTCGCCCTCGTAGTGGACCTCGACGCCGGAGATGCGCTCGCCGAGCAGCTGGGCCGCGATGCGGCCGGCGGTGTCGGCGACGTCGAGGTACGGCTCGATGCGCGGGAACGCCGACTCGTCGACCGACGGGGCGTTGAGCGCGTTGATCACCGGCTCGTCGTTGAACGCGGCGATCACCTGCCGGGCGGTGTCGACCGCGACGTTCTCCTGGGCGGCCTCCGTGCTCGCGCCGAGGTGGGGCGTGGTGATGATCTCGTCGACGTCTAGCAGCGGCGAGTCGTCCGGGAGCGGCTCCTCGGCGAACACGTCCAGCGCCGCGCCGGCGACGGGACCGTTCTCGACGGCCTCCGCGAGCGCCGGCTCGTCCACGATGCCGCCGCGCGCGCAGTTGACGAGGTAGGCGTCGCCCATCGTCTCCAACTCCTCGGCGCCGATCATCCCCTCCGTCTCGGGGAGCAGCGGCGTGTGGATGGTGACGAAGTCCGCGCGGGCGAGGCAGTCGTCGAGGTCGTCGACGAGTTCGGCGCCGAACTGGGCGGCGCGCTCCTCGTTGATGTACGGGTCGTAGACGACCAGATCCATGCCCAGCGAGTCGAGGCGCTTGGCGACCTCCTGCCCGACGCGGCCGAGGCCGACGATGCCGAGCGTCTTGTTGTTCACCTCGCGCCCGAGGTAGTCACCCTTCGCCCACTCGCCGTCCTTCAGCCGGCTGTGTGCCTGCGGGATGGACCGGGCGACGGCGAACGTCATCGCGACCGTGTGCTCGGCGGCGGCGCGGACGTTCCCCTCGGGGGCGTTGGCGACGACGACGCCGTGGTCGGTCGCCGCGTCGATGTCGATGTTGTCGACGCCGATTCCCGCGCGCCCGACGATGACGAGGTCGGGGGCCGCCTCGAACACCGCGGCGGACACGTCCGTCCCCGAGCGGACGATCAGCGCGTGCACGTCGGCGACGGCCGACAGCAGCGCGTCTCCCTCCAGATCGTAGCCCGTCTCCACCTCGTGGCCGGCGTCTCGTAGCGTCTCGATCCCCGCGTCGGCGATGGGGTCCGTGACGAGTACCTTCATGCGCGTCCGGAATCGCGGCGCGTGGGTAAGGCTTTCCACGTCGGCGTAACTCGCCCGCCGGAGCGATCCATACTACTGGATAGACAACCCCTCCGTTTCGGGTGGAGATTCCACGGTCGTGGATGGGTCCGCGGAGGAGCCGGGCGCGCTCGGTCGCCGTCGAGACGGCGGTGCGCGGGCGACGCCACCGGGGAGCGCCGTCGCGTCGGGGACGCCGTCGCGCGATCCGGGGAGTTGAAGCCGCCGCCGCCGAACGGGCGCCCATGACGCGACTCGTGGCGTTCGACTTCGACGGGACGCTGTCGGACTCGGAGATGACCGTACTGCTGGGCGAGCGATGCGGCGTCGCAGACGAGATGGCCGACATCACCGCCCGGGCGATGAACGACGAACTGAGCTACGCCGAGAGCCTCCGGAAGCGCGCCGCCCTCCTCGAACACCTCGAGGAGGAGGAGGCGCAGGTCGCCTGGAACGCGGTCGAACTCCGGACGGGCGCCGCCGACGTGATCGAGCGCCTCCGCGAGCGCGGCCACTACGTCGCCATCTTCACCGGCGGCTTCGAGCGCGGCGTCGCCGCCGCGCTGGAGCGCGCCGGCGTCGAGGTCGACGAGATCGTCGCCAACCGCCTCCCGGTCGAGGGCGGCCGCCTCACGGGCGCGGTCGAGGGACCGCTCGTCGAGGGGACGAAGGACGGCCAGTTGGAGCGGGTCGCCGACGAGCAGGGCGTCCCGATGACGCGGACGGTCGCCGTCGGCGACGGCGCCAACGACCTCCCGATGCTGGAGGTCGCGGGGTTGGCGGTCGGCTACGAGCCGAAACCGGCCGTCGAGCCGGCGTGTGACGTGGTCGTCGAGTCGATGGCCGAACTGGCCGACCTCTTCGAGAACGAGGGGATCCTCGTGCCGGACGGAGCCGACGAGCAGTAACGGAACGGAGCAGCGAAGAGCGGAGACCCGGGGCGAGGGGGGCGGGAAGCGTCGACCCGGGATCGGACGGGGCGTCGGTTAGCGGTCGTCGTCCGGCGCCGGCTCCGAGCCGAACTCGAACGCGGCGTCCCCGTCGGTCGTGCCGCCGTCCTCGATCGCGACCCGGGCGTCCGTGTCGGTCCCGTCGACGGCGGCGGGGGAGTCGGTTCCGGAGACCTCGAAGCGCCGGAGCAGCTCCCCGAGGTGGTCCGCCTGCGCCGACAGCGACTCCGTCTCGGCGGAGACGGCCGCCATCGCCTCCGTCTGGTCGTCGGCGGTTTCGGCGACGGCCTCGGCGTCCTCGGCCGTCCGGCGGCTGATGTCGGTCACCGGCTCGATCATCGCGACCGCCTCCTCGGTGCTGGCTGCTTGGTCCTCGGTCGCGCTGCTGATCTCTTGGACGCCGTGGTTGGTCTCCTCGGTGTTCTCGGCGACCGTCGTCAGCGACTCCGACACCTCCTCGACGGCGGCGGCGCCCTCGTGGATGTACTCCTCGGCCTGTCGGACCTCGCCGACGGTGGCTTCGGTGCGTGCCTGCGTGCGCTCGATGAGCGCCTCGATCTCGGTGGCGGCCTCCTGCGTCTCCTCGGCGAGCTGTTTCACCTCGTCGGCGACGACGGTGAACCCGTTGCTGTCGCCGCCGTTGCCCGCGCGGGCGGCCTCGATGCTCGCGTTGAGCGCCAGCAGGTTGGTCTGGTTGGCGATGTCGCCGATGAGGTCGACGATCTCGCCGATCTCGTCCATCTGGTCGTCGAGCGACTGGACGTTGTCGACCGTCGAGTCGATCGTCTCCTCGACCTCGTCCATGTGCTCGATGGCCTCGCGGGCGGCGTCCTCGCTGGAGTCGGCGACGTCGGCGGTCTCACGGGAGGTCTCCGCGACCGCCTCCGCCGAGGAGGCGACCTCCTCGACGGTCGCAGAGAGCGTGTTCATCTCCCCGGCGACCTCCTGGAGGAGGTCGCGCTGCTCGTCGGCGCTGTCGACGATGCCGTCGATCGACTCGCTGATCCGGTCGCTCGCGCGCGACGCCTGGCCGACGCCGGCCGACGCCTGGCCGCTCGCGTCGCCGACGCGCTGGGAGACGGTCTTGACCTCGCGGACGGCCGCCTCCATGTCCTCCATCATGTCGTTGAACGCCGCGCCGATCTCGGCCATGGCCTCGCTCTCGCTGTCGGTGTCGAGCCGGACGGTCAACTCGCCGTCGGCCGCCCGGGCCATCCGCGCGCTGTAGTCGTCCGCCTTCGTCTCCAACACGTGGTTGAGCCGCTCGACCTCCTCGCGGCGCTGTTTGGCCTCGGCCATCGCCTCCTTCGCGTCGCTGACCTGCGACTTCTGGCGTTCGACCGCCGCCATGCGTTCCTCGGCCGCCTCGCGGGACTTCTCGATCGAGAACCAGTTGCGCATCAGCGCGGCCGCGAGGAACAGGATGAACACCGCGTGGATCCCCGCCCACACCCACGGGTTCTGGATCGCCGCCTCGTGGTTGTACACGGTCGTCGGGTCGATGATCGAGAAGACGACGTGGCTCCCCGACACGTAGACGAGACCGAGCGCGAACGGCACCCAGTCCTCGTACAGGGCGACGACCGCCATGACGACGAAGAAGTGGAAGTGCGCCTCGATGAACCCGCCTGAGAACCGGACG
It encodes the following:
- a CDS encoding methyl-accepting chemotaxis protein; its protein translation is MSNTGGTRTAGVADRLRRKVDEIIRYTPSGDTIPDDQWRKRHRTILIALVAHIPFLTALGLYEGTESLVTGATIPGTATWMVAVQAVVLGGLALLANWSRLDRRWQTALSSLGLMASSGFLVRFSGGFIEAHFHFFVVMAVVALYEDWVPFALGLVYVSGSHVVFSIIDPTTVYNHEAAIQNPWVWAGIHAVFILFLAAALMRNWFSIEKSREAAEERMAAVERQKSQVSDAKEAMAEAKQRREEVERLNHVLETKADDYSARMARAADGELTVRLDTDSESEAMAEIGAAFNDMMEDMEAAVREVKTVSQRVGDASGQASAGVGQASRASDRISESIDGIVDSADEQRDLLQEVAGEMNTLSATVEEVASSAEAVAETSRETADVADSSEDAAREAIEHMDEVEETIDSTVDNVQSLDDQMDEIGEIVDLIGDIANQTNLLALNASIEAARAGNGGDSNGFTVVADEVKQLAEETQEAATEIEALIERTQARTEATVGEVRQAEEYIHEGAAAVEEVSESLTTVAENTEETNHGVQEISSATEDQAASTEEAVAMIEPVTDISRRTAEDAEAVAETADDQTEAMAAVSAETESLSAQADHLGELLRRFEVSGTDSPAAVDGTDTDARVAIEDGGTTDGDAAFEFGSEPAPDDDR
- a CDS encoding VOC family protein → MNVRTIDHVNLRIPADGLAAARAFYADGLGFELEGVDRFESGAKPFFDVRLAPAHVIHLWPTEEFAAPAATNYDHVALVVEEDVETVTADLADAGIAVERELDSPLGATGEAGAVYVRDPFGYRVELKEPVERT
- a CDS encoding helix-turn-helix domain-containing protein, producing the protein MSDSPDMEELIHTEEPSFGHVMACVFGIQEHESRTYLRLLENPGSTVEELATVLDRDRSNVNRSLTTLLEKGLAERERRLLDPGGYVYQYTATPLPEAKELLHAALDEWAETVHGVIEAFGGEE
- the thrC gene encoding threonine synthase, which gives rise to MSLSLDAPTQDAPSVADDGVWLECIACGGQFAPFDDVRFTCDDCDGLLEVRYADPPTFDDFAGEGVWRYAAALPFEEGVSLPEGHTPLHEVPRLKEDVGVNRLRVKHEGMNPTGSFKDRGMTVGVRVAAELGVDRLACASTGNTSAALAAYGARAGMETLVLLPAGKVAAGKVAQASLHDARILEVDGNFDTCLDIVQDLANRGEVYLLNSLNPFRLEGQKTIGFEILEEFRDDYGRFPDRIVLPVGNAGNTSALFKAFRELVAAGAMQPEEVPALTGVQAAGAAPMVEAVENGADEVRRWEEVETRATAIRIGNPVNAPKALPGIRETGGTAVAVDDEAITEAQRDLAREGVGVEPASAASVAGLRKLREQGVVDADEDVVCLTTGHLLKDPDAAYEAGGDPEPVGGSTEAVREHIGAE
- the serA gene encoding phosphoglycerate dehydrogenase yields the protein MKVLVTDPIADAGIETLRDAGHEVETGYDLEGDALLSAVADVHALIVRSGTDVSAAVFEAAPDLVIVGRAGIGVDNIDIDAATDHGVVVANAPEGNVRAAAEHTVAMTFAVARSIPQAHSRLKDGEWAKGDYLGREVNNKTLGIVGLGRVGQEVAKRLDSLGMDLVVYDPYINEERAAQFGAELVDDLDDCLARADFVTIHTPLLPETEGMIGAEELETMGDAYLVNCARGGIVDEPALAEAVENGPVAGAALDVFAEEPLPDDSPLLDVDEIITTPHLGASTEAAQENVAVDTARQVIAAFNDEPVINALNAPSVDESAFPRIEPYLDVADTAGRIAAQLLGERISGVEVHYEGDIAAEKVDLVTASALKGVFSPLEYEVNAVNAPQLAKDRGIEVTESKTRQAEDFQSLVTVTVKDGDTELSVCGTLFAGDDPRIVRIDGYRVDARPYGHMLVARNRDEPGVIGLIGSVLGDAGVNIAGMFNGRETIGGEALTVYNLDNPISDEAVERLLDDDRIISVNRIVLEDAENER
- the serB gene encoding phosphoserine phosphatase SerB — translated: MTRLVAFDFDGTLSDSEMTVLLGERCGVADEMADITARAMNDELSYAESLRKRAALLEHLEEEEAQVAWNAVELRTGAADVIERLRERGHYVAIFTGGFERGVAAALERAGVEVDEIVANRLPVEGGRLTGAVEGPLVEGTKDGQLERVADEQGVPMTRTVAVGDGANDLPMLEVAGLAVGYEPKPAVEPACDVVVESMAELADLFENEGILVPDGADEQ